The following coding sequences lie in one Fimbriimonadaceae bacterium genomic window:
- a CDS encoding adenylate/guanylate cyclase domain-containing protein: MAPDEITRATEQVLADDRIHEMLALASRLRAVRGGELDDEAVAAVAEATGAPLEYVRLAVRGLPEAEQKTSPVQRLKNSFLAFDPDVRRYAMGGVVGGAMGLLSAWSMVTQDNSGFLGCLVFVGLVAAIWNAAISRHERTAALAGAVSGGVWTLTTALVLFVHTLVRPMLLATGMPAGALMGLHPAMLVVGLLGGALVGFTVHAMLGKNRSVLGLRDPSKERHEMLQQLLEITEKLKSDERFVTFLSADIVGSTKLKVLADPLSVEFTFTEYHRFVETIVNRNGGRIHSTAGDGVTAAFENPAQGFTAAKAIMAGLFEFNAFRNRTGQAIELRTGLHTGSVLAPGKDVTQVNFAHVIDVAAHMQKAADAGALVVSEETTKYLPGGPTSVGTETVTVEDLVGYVWRPSRVAVPVFASADTPRN; the protein is encoded by the coding sequence GTGGCCCCCGACGAAATCACCCGCGCGACCGAGCAAGTGCTGGCGGACGACCGCATCCACGAGATGTTGGCGCTCGCTTCACGTCTGCGCGCCGTCCGGGGCGGGGAACTCGACGACGAAGCGGTCGCGGCCGTCGCCGAGGCCACTGGTGCGCCCTTGGAATACGTCAGGTTGGCCGTCCGGGGCCTGCCCGAGGCGGAGCAAAAGACCAGCCCGGTCCAGCGGCTGAAGAACAGCTTCCTCGCCTTCGACCCCGACGTCCGACGGTACGCAATGGGGGGCGTCGTCGGCGGGGCGATGGGGCTCTTGTCCGCATGGTCGATGGTCACCCAAGACAACTCGGGCTTTCTGGGGTGCCTTGTCTTCGTCGGTCTGGTCGCCGCCATCTGGAACGCGGCGATCAGTCGCCACGAGCGGACGGCGGCCCTGGCCGGTGCGGTGTCCGGTGGGGTCTGGACCCTGACGACCGCCTTGGTCTTGTTCGTCCACACCTTGGTCCGTCCGATGCTCTTGGCCACGGGGATGCCGGCGGGAGCCTTGATGGGCTTGCACCCTGCGATGCTCGTCGTCGGCCTGCTGGGTGGGGCGCTTGTCGGCTTCACCGTGCACGCCATGTTGGGCAAGAACCGCTCGGTGCTGGGCCTGCGGGACCCCAGCAAGGAGCGGCACGAGATGCTCCAGCAACTCTTGGAGATCACCGAGAAGCTGAAGTCTGACGAGAGGTTTGTGACGTTCCTTAGCGCCGACATCGTCGGCTCGACCAAGCTCAAGGTGCTGGCCGACCCCTTGTCGGTCGAGTTCACCTTTACCGAATACCACCGGTTTGTCGAGACGATCGTCAACCGCAACGGCGGCCGGATCCATTCGACGGCTGGTGACGGTGTCACCGCCGCCTTCGAGAACCCCGCCCAAGGCTTCACGGCAGCAAAGGCGATCATGGCGGGCCTCTTTGAATTCAACGCCTTCCGTAACCGGACGGGGCAGGCGATCGAACTCAGGACGGGCCTGCACACCGGGAGCGTCTTGGCCCCGGGAAAGGACGTCACCCAAGTCAACTTCGCCCACGTCATCGACGTCGCCGCGCACATGCAGAAGGCCGCCGACGCGGGGGCGTTGGTCGTGAGCGAGGAGACGACCAAATACCTGCCTGGTGGACCGACGTCGGTCGGCACCGAGACGGTGACGGTCGAAGACTTGGTCGGCTACGTGTGGCGCCCGAGCCGGGTCGCGGTGCCTGTCTTCGCCAGCGCGGACACTCCCCGCAACTGA